In the genome of Streptomyces sp. SAI-127, the window GCGTGCACGGTGTAGGCGGTGCCGGAGGCGAGGTGGGTGGACGGCGTCCAGGAGGCGCCGTCGCCGGTTATCTTCCCTGCTATCGCGGTGCCCTTGGCGTCCTTGACCTGGACCTCGGTCAGCTTGCCCTTGCTGGCACCGACCTTGAGGGCGCCGCTGGTGTCGACGGACTTCGCCCCGTCCTTCGGGGTGATGGAGACGACCGCCTCGGACTGCTTGGTCTCGGTGGCGGCCGAGTCGCCCTTCTCGGCCTTGGCGTCACCGGATCCGGAATCTCCCCCGCCGCAGGCGGTGACGGCCAGCAGCAGAACGCCGAGTATCAGCGCCCGCAGCCCCTTGGCCCCGCGCCCCCGCGCGTCAACCGACGCCCCCGATATCGGTCGCACGTTCAAGTCTTTCTCCCCTCGAAGGGCCTGGTCAGGCCCGCTCCCCGGCGCGTTCCACGAACGCGTCGGCGAATATTAACCGCAGAGTTTTGAGCATCGTGTGAGCCCAAGGTCACCATTCCGTCCCAACTTCAACGGAAAGTTGGGCCGACCCTCCCCCCTGTCGGATTACTTCACCGCACTGCCCGCCTTCCACTCCTTCCAGCCCATATTCCAGCCTCCGAGGCCATTGTCGGGAGCGACCTTTTTGTCATTGCTGTGCACGACCTCGACGACGTCCCCGACCAGGCTGCGGTCGAAGAACCAGCCCGCGGGCGTGTCCGAGCTGCCGCCCTTCACGTCCCTGAGGCCCACGCAGCCGTGGCTGACATTGACCCTGCCGGGGGCGGTGGGCGCCCAGTAGTTGCCGTGCAGGAAGGTGCCGGAGTCGGTCAGACGCAGGGCGTGCGGGACGTCCGGGATGTCGTACTCGCCGCCGAAGCCGACCGTGCGGCTGTTCATACGGGTCACTTCGAGCATCTCGGTGACGACCATCTTGCCGTTGTACGTGGTCGTCTTCGGGGCGCCCGCGGTGATCGGCACGGTGGCGAGCAGTTCACCGTCCCGCCTGACCTCCATGGTGTGCCGGGCCGCGTCGACGAGGGAGACCTGACTGCGGCCGACGGTGAAGGAGAAGGTCCGGTGCTGGAGGCCGTAGACGCCGGACGACCCTTCCACATCACGGAGTCTGAGCGCGACCGTCACACGGGTGCCGGGCGTCCAGTAGCGCTCCGGGCGGAAGTCGAGGCGGCCGTTGCCGAACCAGTGCGGGCGGATCTCGACGGGCGGCTTCGAGGTGACGTGAACGGCGCGTTCGACGGCGGCGCGGTTCTCGATCTCCCGGTTGAACTCCAGGGAGACGATCATCCCGGTGCCGACGGTGGAGCGGTTCTCGGGGCTGACGTATCCGATGAAACGCTCCTCCGGGACGTAAGTGGTGAACGTCGTGTGCCGGGCCGAGCGGCGGCCGTGGGCGTCCAGGGCGACCGCGTCGACGGTGTACTTGGCGGCCAGCGCCAGCTGTGCCTCGTCGGGTTCCCAGCGCAGGCCGTCCTCGGAGATACGGCCGGGCACCGGGAAGTCCTGCGCGTCCTGGGACTTGACGACGGTGACCGACTCGAGGCGTCCGCTGGGGACCCGGACCCGCAGCCTCTCCTCGGGCGGCACGCCCTTGGTGCCGTCGTCGGGCGCGACCCTGATCACGTCCTCGGGCGCGGGAGGCTTCCCGAATCCACCGACACCGCCGATCCCGCCACCCCCGTCCGCCGTACAGCCGGCGGCCCCGGCCAGCAGTCCTGCCCATGTCATGACGGCGGCCAGAACGGCCCCCGCGCGCCGAGCGCGCCCTTGTCTCTGCCTCACACCCAGCCCAACGACCGGGCCCACCGGGGGAAACGTAAGTACGAGCCCGTTCGTGCACCCGCCTCGCCACCCCCGGGCAGGGGGCCACGAGCCCCGCTCTTCACCCTCCCCACTCAGAGTCCGCCCACCGGCCCTGCCGGGGAAACGTGAGTGCGAGGCAAGCGCTGGGCAGAACAGTGGGGAGAACGACGCGAGGGGGTGTCGCGGCCGGGACGCCGTGCGCCCTTTTCCGCGTTGCTCCATGAGCCGTGGGAGGCCGACCGGTGTCCAGCGCAGCCGAGCAGGAGGCGGTGACCGAAGCCGCCGAGGAGCGCCCCGCCGCGCTGGTGAACGGTGCGCAGCGCAAGGCGCCCGCCGTGCCGGTGTGGCCCGGGGCGCCGACGCCGCTGGGCGCCCGGTTCCGGGTCGGCCCGGACGGAGTGGCGGGGACCAACTTCGCGCTGTGGGCGGGCGGGGCCGAGGCGGTCGAACTGTGTCTGTTCGACGCGCACGGCAAGGAGACCCGGGCCCGGCTCACCGAGCTCACCCACGAGATCTGGCACGGCTTCGTGCCCGGTGTCATGCCCGGCCAGCGCTACGGCTTCAGGGTGCACGGCCGCTGGGACCCGTGGACCGGCGGCCGCTGGAACCCCTCGAAGCTGCTCCTCGACCCGTACGCCCGTGCGGTGGACGGCGACTTCAGCCTGCCGCCCGAGGTGTACGGCCATGTCCGCGACTGGCCCCAGCAGCAGGTCGCGGACACCGTACGGGACGACCGGGACTCGGCGCCGTACGTCCCGAAGGGCGTGGTCGTCCACGATGACGACGACTGGGCCGAGGACCGCCGCCCGAAGACCCCGTGGGCCGACTCGGTGATCTACGAGGTGCATGTGCGGGGGTTCACCGCGCTGCACCCCGGCATCCCCGAGGAACTGCGCGGGACGTACGCCGGGCTGGCGCATCCGGCCGCGATCGAGCACCTCGTGAAACTCGGCGTCACGGCCGTCGAGCTGCTCCCCGTCCACCAGTTCGCGCACGAGGACCACCTGCTGCGGCGCGGCCTCAAGAACTACTGGGGCTACAACTCCATCGGCTACTTCGCGCCCCACGCGTCCTACGCGGCCTCCGGTACGACGGGCCAGCAGGTCGGCGAGTTCAAGCGCATGGTGCGCGCGCTGCACGCCGCCGGGATCGAGGTCATCCTCGACGTGGTCTACAACCACACGGCGGAGGCGGGTGAGTTGGGGCCCACGCTGTCCCTGAAGGGCATCGACAACCGGGGGTACTACCGGTTGCAGTCCGACGCCCGGCGCTACGCGGACTACACGGGCTGCGGCAACACCCTGCACGTGGTCCAGCCGCATGTCCTGAGGCTGATCACCGACTCCCTGCGGTACTGGGTGACGGAGATGGGCGTGGACGGCTTCCGCTTCGATCTGGCCGCCGCGCTGGCCCGTTCCATGCACGACGTCGACATGCTGTCCCCGTTCCTCGCGGTCATCGCCCAGGACCCGGTGCTGCGGCGCGTGAAGCTCATCGCCGAGCCCTGGGACGTGGGCTCCGGGGGCTATCAGGTGGGCGCCTTCCCGCCCCTGTGGACGGAGTGGAACGACCGCTACCGCAACGCCGTACGCGACTTCTGGCGGGGCGCCCTGCCGGACGTACGGGATCTCGGGTACCGCCTCTCCGGTTCCAGCGACCTGTACGCCTGGGGCGGGCGCCGGCCGTACGCCTCGGTCAACTTCATCACCGCGCACGACGGGTTCACCCTGCGGGACCTGGTGTCCTACGAGCGCAAACACAACGAGGCGAACGGCGAGGGCAACCGGGACGGCACGGACGACAACCGGGCCTGGAACTGCGGGACGGAGGGGGAGACGGACGACGAGCGCGTACGGGCGCTCAGGCGGCGGCAGTTGCGGAACCTGCTCACCACGCTGCTGCTGTCCACGGGTGTGCCGATGCTGGTCGCGGGCGACGAGCTGGGCCGCACACAGCGCGGCAACAACAACGCGTACTGCCAGGACAACGAGATCAGCTGGGTGGACTGGGGTCTGCTGGAGGACCCCGGCTGGAAGGCCCTGTTCGACCTCACCGCCCGGTTGATCGAACTGCGCCACCGGCACCCGGTGCTCAGGCGCCGGGCGTTCTTCTCGGGGCGGACCAACTCCGCGGACGGGCTGCGCGACCTGGCCTGGTTCACGGCTCGCGGCGCGGAGATGACGGAGCGGGACTGGTACGCCCCCGCCGGGACGCTCGGCATGTATCTGTCGGGGCGGGACATCCCCGGCCGGGACGAACGCGGCGCGCCGATCGTGGACGACAGCTTCCTCGCCGTCCTGCACGCCGGGGACCGGCCGGCGAGCTTCCTGCTGCCGGGGCCGCCGTGGGCGGAGCGGTACGAGGTGGTCGTCGACACCTCGAGGGAGGAGCAGGAGGAGGCGCCGGGTGTGGTGCACCGGGCGGGGGCGTCGATCACGGTTCCGGCGCGGGCGGTGCTGCTGCTGCGGGTGGCCGGGTGAGACGACAGGTCCGCGCCGGCCTGCGTGGCTAGCCGAGGATGCCCCGCTCGTACGCCGTCGCGACCGCCGCCGCGCGGTCCTTGACGCCCAACTTGGCGTACAGGTGGGTGAGATGGGTCTTCACGGTCGCCTCGCTGATGAACAGCTCGCGGGCGATCTCACGGTTGGACGTGCCTTTGGCGACCAGGGCCAGCACCTCGCGCTCACGGGCGGAGAGGGGCTCGTTGCCGGGGGCGCGCACCGCGGAGACCAGACGGGAGGCGACGGCCGGGGAGAGAACCGTACGGCCCGCCGCCGCGGCCCGCACCGCCGTGAACAGCTCGTCGCGCGGGGCGTCCTTGAGGAGGTAGCCGGTCGCACCCGCCTCGATGGCGGGCAGGGTGTCGGAGTCCGTGTCGTACGTCGTCAGGACGAGGACCTTCGCGCGGGCCCGGGCGCGGGTCAGCTCGCGGATGGCGTCCACCCCGCCGCCGCCCGGCATCCGCAGGTCCATCAGGATCACGTCGGGATCGAGAGCGGTCGCCCGCTCGACGGCCTCGACGCCGTCGGCCGCCTCACCGAGGACGGTGAAGCCGGGCGCTGACTCGAACATGCCGCGCAGACCGTCCCGTACGACGGGATGG includes:
- a CDS encoding Ig-like domain-containing protein translates to MRQRQGRARRAGAVLAAVMTWAGLLAGAAGCTADGGGGIGGVGGFGKPPAPEDVIRVAPDDGTKGVPPEERLRVRVPSGRLESVTVVKSQDAQDFPVPGRISEDGLRWEPDEAQLALAAKYTVDAVALDAHGRRSARHTTFTTYVPEERFIGYVSPENRSTVGTGMIVSLEFNREIENRAAVERAVHVTSKPPVEIRPHWFGNGRLDFRPERYWTPGTRVTVALRLRDVEGSSGVYGLQHRTFSFTVGRSQVSLVDAARHTMEVRRDGELLATVPITAGAPKTTTYNGKMVVTEMLEVTRMNSRTVGFGGEYDIPDVPHALRLTDSGTFLHGNYWAPTAPGRVNVSHGCVGLRDVKGGSSDTPAGWFFDRSLVGDVVEVVHSNDKKVAPDNGLGGWNMGWKEWKAGSAVK
- the glgX gene encoding glycogen debranching protein GlgX — translated: MSSAAEQEAVTEAAEERPAALVNGAQRKAPAVPVWPGAPTPLGARFRVGPDGVAGTNFALWAGGAEAVELCLFDAHGKETRARLTELTHEIWHGFVPGVMPGQRYGFRVHGRWDPWTGGRWNPSKLLLDPYARAVDGDFSLPPEVYGHVRDWPQQQVADTVRDDRDSAPYVPKGVVVHDDDDWAEDRRPKTPWADSVIYEVHVRGFTALHPGIPEELRGTYAGLAHPAAIEHLVKLGVTAVELLPVHQFAHEDHLLRRGLKNYWGYNSIGYFAPHASYAASGTTGQQVGEFKRMVRALHAAGIEVILDVVYNHTAEAGELGPTLSLKGIDNRGYYRLQSDARRYADYTGCGNTLHVVQPHVLRLITDSLRYWVTEMGVDGFRFDLAAALARSMHDVDMLSPFLAVIAQDPVLRRVKLIAEPWDVGSGGYQVGAFPPLWTEWNDRYRNAVRDFWRGALPDVRDLGYRLSGSSDLYAWGGRRPYASVNFITAHDGFTLRDLVSYERKHNEANGEGNRDGTDDNRAWNCGTEGETDDERVRALRRRQLRNLLTTLLLSTGVPMLVAGDELGRTQRGNNNAYCQDNEISWVDWGLLEDPGWKALFDLTARLIELRHRHPVLRRRAFFSGRTNSADGLRDLAWFTARGAEMTERDWYAPAGTLGMYLSGRDIPGRDERGAPIVDDSFLAVLHAGDRPASFLLPGPPWAERYEVVVDTSREEQEEAPGVVHRAGASITVPARAVLLLRVAG
- a CDS encoding response regulator transcription factor; this encodes MTSDISVLIVDDHPVVRDGLRGMFESAPGFTVLGEAADGVEAVERATALDPDVILMDLRMPGGGGVDAIRELTRARARAKVLVLTTYDTDSDTLPAIEAGATGYLLKDAPRDELFTAVRAAAAGRTVLSPAVASRLVSAVRAPGNEPLSAREREVLALVAKGTSNREIARELFISEATVKTHLTHLYAKLGVKDRAAAVATAYERGILG